A window from Urocitellus parryii isolate mUroPar1 chromosome 1, mUroPar1.hap1, whole genome shotgun sequence encodes these proteins:
- the Dlx1 gene encoding homeobox protein DLX-1 isoform X1, with translation MTMTTMPESLNSPVSGKAVFMEFGPPNQQMSPSPMSHGHYSMHCLHSAGHSQPDGAYSSASSFSRPLGYPYVNSVSSHASSPYISSVQSYPGSASLAQSRLEDPGADSEKSTVVEGGEVRFNGKGKKIRKPRTIYSSLQLQALNRRFQQTQYLALPERAELAASLGLTQTQVKIWFQNKRSKFKKLMKQGGAALEGSALANGRALSAGSPPVPPGWNPNSSSGKSSGSSAGSYIPSYTSWYPSAHQEAMQQPQLM, from the exons ATGACCATGACCACCATGCCAGAAAGTCTCAACAGCCCCGTGTCGGGCAAGGCGGTGTTTATGGAGTTTGGGCCGCCCAACCAGCAAATGTCTCCTTCTCCCATGTCCCACGGGCACTACTCCATGCACTGTTTACATTCGGCGGGCCATTCGCAGCCCGACGGTGCCTACAGCTCGGCCTCGTCCTTCTCCCGACCGCTGGGCTACCCCTACGTCAACTCGGTCAGCAGCCACGCGTCCAGTCCCTACATCAGTTCGGTGCAGTCCTACCCGGGCAGCGCCAGCCTCGCCCAGAGCCGCCTGGAGGACCCAG GGGCCGACTCCGAGAAGAGCACGGTGGTGGAAGGCGGTGAAGTGCGCTTCAATGGCAAGGGGAAAAAGATCCGCAAACCCAGGACAATTTATTCCAGTTTGCAGTTGCAGGCTTTGAACCGGAGGTTCCAGCAAACTCAGTACTTAGCTCTGCCCGAGAGGGCGGAGCTCGCGGCCTCCTTGGGACTCACGCAGACTCAG GTCAAGATCTGGTTCCAGAACAAGCGCTCCAAGTTCAAGAAGCTGATGAAGCAGGGCGGGGCGGCTCTGGAGGGTAGCGCGCTAGCCAACGGCCGGGCCCTGTCTGCCGGCTCCCCACCAGTACCACCCGGCTGGAACCCTAATTCCTCCTCCGGGAAGAGCTCAGGCAGTAGCGCGGGCTCCTACATCCCCAGCTACACGTCGTGGTATCCTTCCGCGCACCAAGAAGCTATGCAGCAGCCCCAACTCATGTGA
- the Dlx1 gene encoding homeobox protein DLX-1 isoform X2, with product MTMTTMPESLNSPVSGKAVFMEFGPPNQQMSPSPMSHGHYSMHCLHSAGHSQPDGAYSSASSFSRPLGYPYVNSVSSHASSPYISSVQSYPGSASLAQSRLEDPGQDLVPEQALQVQEADEAGRGGSGG from the exons ATGACCATGACCACCATGCCAGAAAGTCTCAACAGCCCCGTGTCGGGCAAGGCGGTGTTTATGGAGTTTGGGCCGCCCAACCAGCAAATGTCTCCTTCTCCCATGTCCCACGGGCACTACTCCATGCACTGTTTACATTCGGCGGGCCATTCGCAGCCCGACGGTGCCTACAGCTCGGCCTCGTCCTTCTCCCGACCGCTGGGCTACCCCTACGTCAACTCGGTCAGCAGCCACGCGTCCAGTCCCTACATCAGTTCGGTGCAGTCCTACCCGGGCAGCGCCAGCCTCGCCCAGAGCCGCCTGGAGGACCCAG GTCAAGATCTGGTTCCAGAACAAGCGCTCCAAGTTCAAGAAGCTGATGAAGCAGGGCGGGGCGGCTCTGGAGGGTAG